A section of the Triticum dicoccoides isolate Atlit2015 ecotype Zavitan chromosome 7A, WEW_v2.0, whole genome shotgun sequence genome encodes:
- the LOC119328836 gene encoding pathogenesis-related protein 1-like — protein MATQKLAISMAISAAVLVAALAQNSPEDYVGLHNAARSAAGARPVAWDDEMAREAGKRTERGCGLRSPDGAGYVNVPGHHRYGENLFQFHGSPEKAWNAGDALDAWTAPAAREYVQVVWPDSTKIGCARAICDHGRGVFISCNYEPAVNENFGRAALPYMCRFNISRCFNCTIC, from the exons ATGGCAACACAGAAGCTAGCCATCTCCATGGCCATTTCGGCTGCGGTCCTGGTCGCCGCGCTCGCCCAGAACTCCCCGGAGGACTACGTCGGGCTCCACAACGCGGCGCGCAGTGCGGCCGGCGCGCGACCGGTGGCGTGGGACGACGAGATGGCGCGGGAAGCAGGGAAGCGCACTGAGCGCGGCTGTGGGCTACGTAGCCCGGACGGCGCCGGCTACGTCAACGTACCCGGCCACCACAGGTATGGCGAGAATCTCTTCCAGTTCCATGGCTCGCCGGAAAAGGCATGGAACGCGGGGGATGCTTTGGATGCGTGGACGGCGCCGGCGGCGAGGGAGTACGTTCAGGTCGTGTGGCCGGACTCCACCAAGATCGGCTGCGCACGTGCCATCTGCGACCACGGTCGCggcgtcttcataagttgcaactaCGAGCCTGCTG TGAATGAGAACTTCGGAAGGGCGGCACTTCCTTACATGTGTAGGTTCAACATTAGTCGTTGCTTCAATTGTACCATATGCTAG
- the LOC119332211 gene encoding UDP-glucuronate 4-epimerase 1-like, producing MRVLAEEEEDMLPSTPGKVKIERAGAMTRQLHRCFASTGTMFLWALFLVAMTATYLSFHSFVDTSSRYFAASWGGLHWERQIRASASPRRPPGSAEGAGLSVLVTGAAGFVGTHCSLALRKRGDGVVGIDNFNKYYDPSLKKARRALLASHGVFVVEGDINDGRLLTKLFDVVPFTHVLHLAAQAGVRYAMENPASYVHSNIAGLVSLLEACKEADPQPAVVWASSSSVYGLNDAVPFSEAHRTDRPASLYAATKKAGEEITHTYNHIYGLSVTGLRFFTVYGPWGRPDMAYFSFTRNILQGKPITVYRGRDHVDLARDFTYIDDIVRGCLASLDTAGRSTGTGGRKRGPAPYRIFNLGNTAPVTVPTLVSILERYLRVNAKKNVVEMPGNGDVPFTHANISLAREQLGYKPTTSLEMGLKKFVRWYLSYYGYNRGTQAFNNL from the coding sequence ATGCGGGTGctagccgaggaggaggaggacatgcTGCCGTCGACGCCGGGCAAGGTGAAGATCGAGCGGGCGGGTGCCATGACCCGGCAGCTGCACCGGTGCTTCGCCTCCACGGGCACCATGTTCCTGTGGGCGCTCTTCCTCGTGGCCATGACGGCCACGTACCTCAGCTTCCACTCCTTCGTCGACACCTCGTCGCGCTACTTCGCCGCGTCCTGGGGCGGCCTGCACTGGGAGCGGCAGATCCGCGCGTCGGCGTCGCCCCGCCGGCCGCCCGGGTCGGCGGAGGGCGCGGGGCTGTCCGTGCTGGTGACCGGCGCCGCCGGGTTCGTGGGCACGCACTGCTCGCTGGCCCTGCGGAAGCGCGGCGACGGCGTGGTCGGCATCGACAACTTCAACAAGTACTACGACCCGTCGCTGAAGAAGGCCCGGCGCGCGCTGCTGGCGTCGCACGGCGTGTTCGTGGTGGAGGGCGACATCAACGACGGCCGCCTGCTCACCAAGCTCTTCGACGTGGTGCCCTTCACGCACGTGCTCCACCTGGCGGCGCAGGCCGGGGTGCGGTACGCCATGGAGAACCCGGCGTCGTACGTCCACTCCAACATCGCGGGGCTGGTGTCGCTCCTGGAGGCGTGCAAGGAGGCGGACCCGCAGCCGGCCGTGGTGTGGGCGTCCTCCTCCTCCGTCTACGGGCTCAACGACGCGGTGCCCTTCTCGGAGGCGCACCGCACGGACCGGCCGGCGTCGCTCTACGCGGCCACCAAGAAGGCCGGCGAGGAGATCACCCACACATACAACCACATCTACGGCCTGTCCGTGACCGGCCTCCGCTTCTTCACCGTGTACGGACCCTGGGGGCGGCCGGACATGGCCTACTTCTCCTTCACCCGGAACATCCTCCAGGGGAAGCCGATCACCGTGTACCGGGGCAGGGACCACGTGGACCTCGCCCGGGACTTCACGTACATCGACGACATCGTGCGCGGGTGCCTGGCGTCGCTGGACACGGCGGGGCGGAGCACGGGGACGGGCGGGAGGAAGCGCGGGCCGGCGCCGTACAGGATCTTCAACCTGGGGAACACGGCGCCGGTGACGGTGCCGACGCTGGTGTCGATCCTGGAGCGGTACCTGCGGGTGAACGCGAAGAAGAACGTGGTGGAGATGCCCGGGAACGGGGACGTGCCCTTCACGCACGCCAACATCAGCCTGGCGCGGGAGCAGCTCGGGTACAAGCCCACCACCAGCCTCGAGATGGGGCTCAAGAAGTTCGTCCGGTGGTACCTCTCCTACTACGGGTACAACCGGGGCACGCAGGCATTCAACAACTTGTGA